The following are encoded in a window of Prevotella melaninogenica genomic DNA:
- a CDS encoding threonine/serine ThrE exporter family protein has translation MDEKQMDCSKKTLRRKLDLLLRTGQILMESSADTSRVKRNMERTAAYLGLPKENLHMNIDYYMLQVNVSDEYHSFSKMQRCDKHVINMLAIQEVSKLSWRAIQKDYSLDKYEEELEKIANGKHYYKDWMIAIGAGLACGGFCIQFGCDWTAFFYASIAAILGNRLRMFLNHSGSNLYANFAVAAFVSTILAWLSSFLSTPTVQAALPEFLRPILFTETPWHPLLACALYIVPGVPLINAVNDLLDNHINTGLVRAMNTLLIVIAMSFGIMLAIKCGSFDGFAKNLSTIPHHSFYVYAVAAAISAMGFATIYNIPYRLMPWIAVGGIICVCTRNFVFLDPSTGNAGLGLGIVVGSLCGSALISIINIKAVHILHTPHQCITIPAVIPIVPGVLMYRALYGFMGMQGVVGEVTHAMSFAINGSLVLVCIALGVAIPNIFAKKWIAPHRKAKLQRMIDERRQRGEFVDLHQYNI, from the coding sequence ATGGACGAAAAACAGATGGATTGTTCCAAGAAAACCCTTCGTAGAAAACTCGATTTGCTCCTTCGTACAGGGCAAATTCTTATGGAAAGTTCTGCTGATACGAGTCGTGTGAAGCGAAATATGGAGCGCACAGCAGCTTATTTGGGACTTCCAAAAGAGAATCTGCACATGAACATTGATTATTATATGTTGCAGGTGAATGTTAGTGACGAATATCATAGTTTTTCTAAGATGCAGCGTTGTGATAAGCATGTAATTAATATGCTTGCTATTCAGGAAGTTTCAAAACTCTCATGGCGTGCTATTCAAAAGGACTATTCGTTAGATAAGTATGAAGAGGAACTTGAGAAGATTGCTAATGGTAAACACTATTACAAGGATTGGATGATTGCTATTGGTGCAGGACTTGCTTGTGGTGGATTCTGTATTCAGTTCGGTTGTGATTGGACAGCTTTCTTCTATGCTTCTATTGCCGCTATATTGGGTAATCGTCTTCGTATGTTCTTGAATCATTCTGGTTCTAATCTTTATGCCAACTTTGCAGTTGCGGCTTTTGTTAGTACAATTCTTGCATGGTTGTCATCTTTTCTCTCTACACCTACCGTTCAAGCAGCGCTACCAGAGTTCCTTCGTCCAATTCTGTTTACAGAAACTCCTTGGCATCCACTCTTAGCTTGTGCCCTTTATATTGTTCCAGGAGTACCTTTAATAAACGCTGTTAATGACTTGTTAGACAATCATATAAATACAGGATTAGTTCGTGCAATGAACACGCTTCTTATTGTCATAGCAATGTCATTTGGTATTATGTTGGCAATTAAGTGTGGTAGTTTTGATGGCTTTGCTAAAAACCTATCAACAATTCCTCATCACTCTTTCTATGTCTATGCTGTTGCTGCTGCAATTTCTGCTATGGGCTTTGCAACGATTTATAATATTCCATATCGTTTAATGCCTTGGATTGCGGTTGGAGGTATAATCTGTGTTTGTACGCGTAACTTCGTTTTCCTTGACCCTTCAACAGGAAATGCTGGTCTTGGACTTGGAATAGTCGTTGGTTCACTTTGTGGTTCGGCATTAATATCTATCATTAATATTAAGGCTGTTCATATTCTCCATACACCACATCAGTGTATTACTATTCCTGCTGTTATCCCTATCGTTCCAGGTGTATTAATGTATCGTGCACTCTATGGTTTTATGGGAATGCAGGGTGTTGTTGGAGAAGTAACGCATGCCATGTCTTTTGCAATCAATGGTTCGTTAGTCTTAGTTTGTATTGCTCTTGGTGTTGCTATTCCTAACATTTTCGCGAAGAAATGGATTGCGCCACATCGTAAAGCAAAGCTACAACGTATGATTGATGAGCGTCGTCAGCGTGGTGAGTTCGTTGATTTGCATCAGTATAATATATAA
- a CDS encoding S8 family peptidase, producing MKQSHLRSYITFLFILVSATLLASNKSGGLIGYPGGKCYMFRVTLKDKNGTPYSLDKPEKFLSKASLLRRQRQGLKLDSTDLPVSPDYIQQIKKRGGKVVAVSKWNNSVLVRGNNRQTLEDLKVLSFVKDSKLVFVSPDSIRPLSQRVRYNSELQSLDSTVHDYYGMGKGQIESLNGRKLHDLGFMGQGMTIAVLDAGFMNVDKIAAFRNLNIKGTHNFVAGYDNDVYKEMDHGTKTLSTIAMNQPTVFVGTAPKADFWLLRTEDYSTESPAEEDFWIAAVEFSDSVGVDIISSSLGYHGFDDKSMNYRYSDLNGRTAAISQAASRLASKGMILVNSAGNDGMGTWKKINVPADAHDILTVGAVTLDKVNAPFSSIGPTADGRIKPDVMAYGCPTNVVSGRGYIIPDNGTSFACPLIAGMVACLWQACPNKSAKEILDIVRQSGNNCQSPDNIMGYGIPDFWSAYQAATRNNQ from the coding sequence ATGAAACAAAGTCATCTCAGAAGTTATATTACATTTCTATTTATACTGGTAAGCGCTACTTTATTAGCTTCTAATAAGAGTGGTGGCTTGATTGGTTACCCAGGAGGAAAGTGTTATATGTTCCGTGTTACCTTAAAAGATAAGAATGGAACACCTTATTCCTTGGATAAACCAGAGAAATTTCTATCAAAAGCTTCTCTTCTTCGACGTCAACGTCAGGGATTAAAGCTTGATTCGACAGACCTACCGGTATCACCTGATTATATTCAACAGATAAAGAAGAGAGGTGGTAAGGTTGTTGCTGTGAGTAAATGGAATAACTCTGTTCTTGTGCGTGGCAATAATCGCCAAACGTTAGAAGACTTAAAAGTATTGTCTTTTGTGAAAGATAGTAAGTTAGTATTTGTCTCTCCAGACTCTATCCGTCCACTCTCTCAACGTGTTCGTTATAATTCTGAACTTCAATCTCTTGATTCTACGGTTCACGACTATTATGGTATGGGTAAGGGGCAAATTGAGAGTTTGAATGGTAGAAAGCTGCACGACCTTGGTTTTATGGGACAAGGCATGACTATCGCAGTGTTGGATGCAGGCTTTATGAATGTGGATAAGATTGCTGCCTTTAGGAATCTCAATATAAAAGGTACACATAACTTTGTTGCAGGGTACGATAATGATGTCTATAAAGAGATGGATCATGGTACTAAGACTTTGTCAACAATAGCGATGAACCAGCCTACGGTGTTTGTGGGTACTGCTCCTAAAGCTGATTTCTGGTTGCTTCGTACGGAAGACTATTCGACAGAAAGCCCTGCAGAAGAAGATTTTTGGATAGCTGCAGTTGAGTTTTCTGATTCTGTAGGTGTTGATATCATTAGTTCATCTTTGGGCTATCACGGCTTTGATGACAAATCTATGAACTATCGTTACTCAGATTTAAATGGGCGAACTGCAGCAATTTCTCAAGCAGCATCACGTTTGGCAAGTAAGGGAATGATACTTGTAAATAGTGCTGGTAACGATGGTATGGGGACTTGGAAGAAGATTAATGTTCCTGCTGATGCTCATGATATTCTTACCGTGGGAGCGGTTACTCTTGATAAAGTTAATGCTCCTTTTTCATCGATAGGACCTACAGCTGATGGGCGTATTAAGCCAGATGTAATGGCTTATGGATGTCCAACAAATGTCGTATCGGGTAGGGGATATATCATACCAGACAATGGAACGTCGTTCGCTTGTCCACTCATAGCTGGTATGGTTGCTTGTTTGTGGCAGGCATGCCCTAATAAATCTGCAAAAGAGATATTAGATATTGTTCGTCAATCGGGAAATAATTGTCAATCTCCTGACAATATAATGGGATATGGTATACCTGACTTTTGGTCAGCCTATCAGGCTGCAACTCGTAATAATCAGTAG
- the xseA gene encoding exodeoxyribonuclease VII large subunit encodes MTKALSLFELNSLVTDVINTTLSRSYWVEAELSEARENRGHCYMELIEKNAGSNVPIARASAKCWSNIWTLIKPAFVRITGQEIRAGMKVMLQVHAQFHPQYGFSWIVDDINPEYTMGDMMRKRQEIIRQLKAEGVFDLQKELCLPMFAQRIAIISSETAAGYGDFCSQLETNDYGLYFHVELFPAIMQGDSVEQSIINALNQINSREEDFDGVVIIRGGGATADLSGFDTLNLAENVANFPLPIITGIGHERDESILDMVSFQRMKTPTAAAAYLIDHLASTLMRVENAQAAIIDGVKKALEVEKMRIQHIGSHIPVLFSVVRTKQDAWLEGLSQRLVMRMNEAIKQAEFHLSTLQNCMLLTLQNKLSVEQHRLDILEQRARLLDPSLLLKRGYSITLCNGKTIRNAKDLKIGDTITTRFETGEVESKVERLS; translated from the coding sequence ATGACCAAAGCACTTTCGTTATTTGAATTAAACAGTCTTGTGACAGATGTTATAAACACAACCCTGTCACGTTCTTATTGGGTGGAGGCAGAATTGTCTGAGGCTCGTGAGAATCGTGGACACTGTTATATGGAGTTGATTGAGAAGAACGCAGGGAGCAATGTGCCTATAGCACGTGCTTCAGCAAAGTGTTGGAGCAACATTTGGACACTTATTAAGCCAGCTTTTGTTCGTATTACAGGTCAGGAAATACGGGCAGGAATGAAAGTCATGTTACAAGTTCATGCTCAATTTCATCCCCAGTATGGCTTCTCTTGGATAGTTGATGATATCAATCCTGAGTACACGATGGGTGATATGATGCGTAAGCGGCAAGAGATTATCCGTCAATTAAAGGCAGAAGGAGTCTTTGATTTGCAAAAAGAACTTTGTCTTCCGATGTTTGCTCAGCGTATAGCTATTATCTCTTCTGAGACCGCTGCTGGTTATGGTGACTTCTGTAGTCAGTTAGAAACTAATGATTATGGACTCTATTTCCACGTAGAATTGTTTCCTGCTATTATGCAGGGCGACTCTGTTGAACAGAGTATAATAAACGCATTGAATCAAATCAATAGTCGTGAAGAAGATTTCGATGGTGTTGTTATCATTCGTGGTGGTGGCGCAACAGCCGACCTTAGCGGTTTTGATACCTTGAATCTTGCTGAGAATGTGGCAAACTTTCCATTACCAATTATAACAGGTATTGGACACGAACGTGATGAAAGCATCTTGGATATGGTATCGTTTCAACGTATGAAGACGCCAACTGCTGCTGCTGCTTATCTCATAGACCATCTTGCTTCAACGCTGATGAGAGTAGAAAACGCACAAGCTGCAATAATCGATGGTGTGAAGAAGGCTTTAGAGGTTGAGAAAATGCGTATTCAACATATTGGTTCACATATTCCAGTATTGTTCTCTGTGGTTCGTACAAAGCAGGATGCTTGGCTTGAAGGCTTATCCCAACGGCTGGTGATGAGAATGAATGAAGCTATAAAACAGGCAGAATTTCATTTAAGCACGTTACAAAATTGTATGTTACTGACACTGCAAAATAAGCTGTCTGTTGAGCAGCATCGACTCGATATACTTGAGCAGCGGGCAAGGTTACTTGATCCTTCTTTACTCTTAAAGCGTGGGTACAGTATTACATTGTGTAATGGTAAGACAATTCGTAACGCTAAAGACTTAAAGATAGGTGATACGATAACAACACGTTTTGAGACTGGCGAGGTAGAGAGTAAGGTGGAACGTTTATCCTAA